A genome region from Thermococcus onnurineus NA1 includes the following:
- the mobA gene encoding molybdenum cofactor guanylyltransferase MobA codes for MIGAVLAGGRGRRFGGNKLLFRIDGKPLVLYAVEALEATKEIDGIVLVASPENAERLKKFGYEVIVDELMVGPIGGIYTALSLDDAFVVAGDMPLIVPEFVDYIIREFRKSGKAVCVPRWSNGYIEPLHAAYSERFRKILEEQIKSGDYMIRKAIERVDTCYLPIEELPERWRKSFFNVNRKEDLRKLTYTSF; via the coding sequence TGATAGGAGCAGTTTTGGCCGGGGGGAGGGGCAGACGCTTCGGCGGCAATAAGCTGCTCTTCAGGATAGACGGGAAGCCGCTTGTTCTTTACGCCGTCGAAGCCCTTGAAGCCACCAAAGAAATAGATGGGATCGTCCTTGTGGCCTCTCCCGAGAATGCAGAACGTCTAAAAAAGTTCGGCTACGAGGTCATCGTTGACGAGCTGATGGTCGGCCCCATAGGCGGCATCTACACTGCATTGAGCCTCGATGATGCCTTCGTGGTGGCTGGCGATATGCCCCTGATAGTCCCAGAATTCGTTGATTACATAATTCGTGAATTCAGGAAAAGTGGGAAAGCAGTCTGCGTTCCGCGCTGGAGTAATGGATACATAGAACCCCTCCACGCGGCTTACTCTGAGAGATTCAGAAAAATCCTTGAGGAACAGATTAAGAGCGGAGACTACATGATAAGGAAAGCCATAGAGAGAGTCGACACTTGCTACCTGCCGATAGAGGAGCTCCCAGAGAGGTGGCGCAAGAGCTTCTTCAACGTGAACAGGAAAGAGGATTTACGGAAGCTTACCTATACCTCCTTCTAA